One segment of Papaver somniferum cultivar HN1 unplaced genomic scaffold, ASM357369v1 unplaced-scaffold_137, whole genome shotgun sequence DNA contains the following:
- the LOC113334356 gene encoding NAC domain-containing protein 43-like: MSEDMSLSVNGQSQVPPGFRFHPTEEELLHYYLKKKVAYEKIDLDVIRDVDLNKLEPWDIQVKCKIGSTPQNDWYFFSHKDKKYPTGTRTNRATAAGFWKATGRDKVIYSSFKRIGMRKTLVFYKGRAPHGQKSDWIMHEYRLDDNAVESNVSSNSLIVEGIQEEGWVVCRVFKKKNHQKSVDGPVNNNNSISSSSMMISKTQLLNSTSSSDGALDQIIHYLGRTCKQESENNTRFLRQFGRVINDGGVISDRFMQLPALESPTTLQSSSSLHHHTSNNRILDQEMDSIVYESSIISNQSNNIDEHIYEPAGGLSDWAALDCVVASHFNNSQSETSKQFAAACFSDSSSLGGFSTSGNENQELVHHYQSPPQQHQIRQLATRPSSSMFQTSHVIDYNSEIDLWNFAAGSNRYSSSSMTDPLCSSHVSNPST; the protein is encoded by the exons ATGTCAGAAGACATGAGTTTGTCTGTTAATGGTCAGTCTCAGGTTCCTCCCGGTTTTAGGTTTCATCCTACCGAAGAAGAACTCCTACATTACtacttgaagaagaaagttgcttATGAAAAGATTGATTTGGATGTTATCAGAGATGTTGATCTTAATAAACTCGAACCATGGGATATTCAAG tgaaatgcaaaattgGATCAACACCACAAAATGACTGGTACTTCTTCAGTCACAAAGACAAGAAATACCCAACCGGAACTCGAACAAACCGAGCAACCGCAGCCGGTTTCTGGAAAGCTACAGGGCGTGACAAAGTGATTTACAGTAGCTTCAAACGAATCGGTATGAGGAAAACCTTAGTTTTCTATAAAGGTAGAGCTCCTCACGGACAAAAATCAGATTGGATAATGCATGAGTACAGACTCGACGACAACGCTGTTGAATCTAAC GTATCATCTAATTCATTGATCGTAGAAGGAATTCAAGAAGAAGGATGGGTGGTCTGCCGTGtattcaaaaagaaaaaccaTCAAAAATCTGTTGATGGACCAGTGAACAACAACAATTCTATCTCTTCGTCGTCAATGATGATATCAAAAACTCAATTATTGAATTCGACAAGTAGTAGTGATGGGGCTTTGGATCAGATTATTCATTATCTTGGAAGAACATGCAAACAAGAATCAGAAAATAATACGAGATTTCTTCGACAATTCGGGAGAGTTATTAATGACGGGGGAGTTATCAGCGACAGATTCATGCAACTACCAGCTTTAGAAAGCCCAACTACTttacaatcatcatcatcacttcaTCATCATACCAGTAATAACAGAATTCTTGATCAAGAAATGGATAGTATAGTTTATGAATCTTCTATCATTTCAAATCAAAGTAATAACATTGATGAGCATATCTATGAACCAGCTGGTGGTTTGAGCGATTGGGCCGCTTTGGACTGTGTTGTTGCTTCTCATTTCAATAATAGTCAGTCTGAAACATCAAAACAATTTGCTGCTGCTTGTTTTTCCGATTCAAGCAGTCTAGGCGGGTTTTCTACTTCTGGCAATGAAAATCAAGAACTTGTTCATCATTATCAATCTCCGCCACAACAACATCAAATACGACAACTAGCAACAAGACCATCGTCGTCCATGTTTCAAACTTCTCACGTCATAGACTATAACAGCGAAATCGATCTCTGGAATTTCGCAGCAGGCAGCAACAGGTATTCGTCATCATCCATGACAGACCCACTTTGCAGCAGTCATGTGTCGAATCCTTCGACATAA